The following DNA comes from Spirulina major PCC 6313.
CCAGTTGGCTTCACCACACCCGGCTGTTGATGGTGGCAACGATTAGCACGATCGTGCCCTTAACCGTCATCGCCCAAGGCTCGCCACCATCGCCATCCCCTGAGTCAGACCGCGATCGCGCCTCCGCCCTAACCTCCGACCCTCTCACCCTGTCCGATTCACCCGAACTTGCCCGCACCGTTCCCCCCTCGTCCCCATCCACCCCGCCTCACCCTTCCCTCCTCCAGCGAATTAAAACCACCTTGGGGATTAACGCCCCAGACTCCCCCGCCCCGGCAACACCTCCCCCGAATTCAACGGCGGATCGTCCCCTGGCATCGCGGCCCGCTCAACGCGATCGCGTCTCCTCCCCTCGTTCTGATTTTGATCCCGTGGCGTTATTTCGCTCCCCCGCCCCGCCCCGCTTACCCGCCCAATCCTCCACACCAGTTAGCCCCAACGCGACCGGCGTACCCCTGACCTTGAACGAAGCGATCGCCCTAACGGTGCTCCACAATACCCAAGTCCGCAACCAGTACCTGGATCGGATTGTGGATCGCGCTCGTTTGCGCACGGCTGAGGGGGAACTGTTGCCGAAATTTACGCCGATGTTAATGAGCGGTGTGGTGGATAACGTCGGCGGCCAAGGGACACGGACAGAGGTACGGGCGGCGGTTTCGTGGTTCACACCGACGCGGGGCACGCTGAGCGTTGATTGGCGATCGCAACTCAACAGCGTTCAAGACACCGAAGACAGCCAAGGCTTTAGTGTTACCTATCGTCATCCTCTGCTCCGCTACGGGGAAAGCGCGATCGCCCATCTCGACCGTCGTCGCGCCCTGATGCGAGATGACATTAACCAACTCACCCTGCGCCAAACCCTGATCGACGAAGTGACCGACACGATTCGACAATACCGATCGCTTCTCCTCGCCCAAGAACAAGTCACCCTCACCCAAACCTCCCTCACCAACGCTGAACAACAACTCCAACGCCAACGGGCCCTCGTGGCAGCCGGACGGGAGGCGCGATCGAGTCTCTTTCGCACCGAGCAAAATGTGGCGGATTTTCAAAGCCAACTCTTGGCGGCTCGGAATGCGGTGCAGTCGGCACAGTTGGCCCTGATGAACCAGTTGGGGATTAATCGGGATTTAGATGTAGTGGCGATCGCCGACCCCAACACCGCCCCGCCCAACCTCGATCCCCCTACCCTCGAACAGGTCAGCCTCGCCCAGCGCCCCGACTACCTCAGCGGTCAGTTGGGGCTACGCATTGCCACCCTCGACCTGCGCCAAGCCGACAACAATCGCCGCTGGAATCTGGATCTCGAAACCCAATACAACGATGCCACCGCCCAACCAGGGGACTGGTCAGCGCAAATGATTTTGACCCGACGTTTAGGCGATCGCCGCCGCGACCATGAAGCCTTTGAAGCCAGTCGGGTCGAACTCCTCAAACAGGAAAATAATCTCGCCCAACTTGAAGCCGATATCCGCATCGCTGTCCGCAACCAAATCCGCCAAGTCCAACTCCAAGCCGAGCAACTCCAACTCGCCCGCCGCGCCGTAGACCTTGCCCAACAGGA
Coding sequences within:
- a CDS encoding TolC family protein, yielding MSRLPLPSWLHHTRLLMVATISTIVPLTVIAQGSPPSPSPESDRDRASALTSDPLTLSDSPELARTVPPSSPSTPPHPSLLQRIKTTLGINAPDSPAPATPPPNSTADRPLASRPAQRDRVSSPRSDFDPVALFRSPAPPRLPAQSSTPVSPNATGVPLTLNEAIALTVLHNTQVRNQYLDRIVDRARLRTAEGELLPKFTPMLMSGVVDNVGGQGTRTEVRAAVSWFTPTRGTLSVDWRSQLNSVQDTEDSQGFSVTYRHPLLRYGESAIAHLDRRRALMRDDINQLTLRQTLIDEVTDTIRQYRSLLLAQEQVTLTQTSLTNAEQQLQRQRALVAAGREARSSLFRTEQNVADFQSQLLAARNAVQSAQLALMNQLGINRDLDVVAIADPNTAPPNLDPPTLEQVSLAQRPDYLSGQLGLRIATLDLRQADNNRRWNLDLETQYNDATAQPGDWSAQMILTRRLGDRRRDHEAFEASRVELLKQENNLAQLEADIRIAVRNQIRQVQLQAEQLQLARRAVDLAQQELAAQEALVQAGRGDAFQLQEAQRQLLTVRNNELQQRVNYLNAIAELDQVQGITLDRWGIQLDPAQE